In Vibrio sp. FE10, the following are encoded in one genomic region:
- the rsmC gene encoding 16S rRNA (guanine(1207)-N(2))-methyltransferase RsmC, whose product MSAYIAPSQIAQRQLAYFEGKHVLVAGEAEDLFPVELAKHCESVTVYTSNYSYYRQLDNCSSIQRFYGAEFTEETKADLVMLYWPKAKAEAEFLLAMLFAKLGKDTEIVVVGENRSGVKSIEKMFAPYGKVVKYDSARRCSFYWGQCFEQPQAFNLQDWFKTYEVSIDEQSLTVKSLPGVFSHGAFDVGSQLLLDTLPKLKGKVLDFGCGAGVLGAVMASRNPDIELEMCDISAFAVASSQATLEANGLTGKVFASDVYSDTSKDYQFIISNPPFHSGLDTSYSATETLLAQAPKHLKRSGEMIIVANSFLKYIPIIEQAFGKCATLNKTTKFAIYHANK is encoded by the coding sequence ATGTCCGCCTACATTGCCCCAAGCCAGATTGCTCAACGTCAACTCGCCTACTTTGAAGGCAAACATGTTTTAGTTGCTGGTGAGGCAGAAGACTTATTCCCTGTTGAGTTAGCCAAACACTGTGAATCTGTCACCGTGTATACCTCTAATTACAGCTATTACCGCCAATTGGATAACTGCAGCTCGATTCAACGTTTTTACGGTGCTGAATTTACCGAAGAGACCAAAGCTGACTTGGTGATGCTGTATTGGCCAAAAGCAAAAGCGGAAGCTGAGTTCTTACTCGCGATGCTGTTTGCAAAATTAGGCAAAGATACAGAAATCGTTGTTGTTGGTGAAAACCGCTCAGGCGTGAAAAGCATTGAGAAGATGTTTGCCCCTTATGGCAAGGTCGTAAAATACGATTCAGCGCGCCGTTGTTCTTTTTACTGGGGTCAGTGCTTCGAGCAACCGCAAGCGTTCAACCTACAAGATTGGTTTAAAACCTACGAAGTTAGTATTGATGAACAATCACTTACTGTTAAAAGCCTTCCTGGTGTATTTAGCCACGGTGCATTCGATGTGGGCAGTCAACTTCTGCTAGATACTCTGCCGAAACTAAAAGGCAAAGTACTGGATTTTGGTTGTGGTGCCGGCGTGTTAGGCGCGGTTATGGCATCTCGAAACCCTGATATCGAGCTAGAAATGTGTGATATCAGCGCGTTCGCAGTCGCATCAAGCCAAGCAACCCTCGAAGCCAATGGTCTAACGGGCAAAGTTTTCGCTTCTGATGTTTATTCTGATACGTCTAAAGACTATCAGTTCATCATCAGTAACCCGCCTTTCCACTCAGGATTAGACACAAGCTACAGCGCAACGGAAACTCTGCTAGCGCAGGCGCCAAAGCACCTCAAGCGCTCTGGTGAGATGATTATTGTTGCAAACAGCTTCTTAAAATACATCCCTATTATTGAACAAGCGTTTGGAAAATGCGCGACTCTAAATAAGACCACAAAATTCGCGATATACCACGCAAACAAGTAG
- a CDS encoding AI-2E family transporter, which translates to MSEKLKINTSHWVIIIALLAAAYACFLLIEPYVNSIVMAFIISLLMFPIHEWLEKKIPNKENVVSLLSCVILTFIIVIPLLAVFAAIVQQGSLFSQNTYQWVTHGGIQTLFEHPLVVKALSFVNNYLPFDNIEPKAIAQKVAEFATSFGSKLVGISAKILGDATNFLMDFFLMLFVLFFLLRDHDKIISVVRHILPLSRSQEDKLLTEIEQVSKSAVMGSFLTAIAQGFAGGLGMWIAGFPGLFWGTMMGFASFIPVVGTALIWIPAATYLFLTGDTTWAIFLTVYCVAIVGSIDNLLRPLLMQGSAGMNTLMIFFSLLGGIQLFGLIGLIYGPLIFAITIVLFNIYDEEFKDFLNQQDKS; encoded by the coding sequence CTTACTTATCGAGCCTTATGTAAATTCCATAGTAATGGCATTCATCATCTCGTTGCTGATGTTTCCAATTCACGAATGGCTTGAAAAGAAGATACCGAATAAAGAGAACGTAGTCTCTCTACTTTCTTGTGTGATCCTCACTTTTATTATCGTCATCCCTTTATTGGCGGTATTTGCAGCCATCGTGCAGCAAGGCTCGTTATTTTCACAAAACACTTATCAATGGGTAACACACGGCGGCATTCAAACCTTGTTTGAACACCCTTTAGTCGTGAAAGCTTTATCGTTCGTGAACAATTATCTACCTTTTGACAATATCGAACCGAAAGCAATAGCCCAGAAAGTCGCAGAATTTGCGACCAGCTTTGGTTCAAAACTTGTAGGGATTAGTGCGAAGATCCTTGGTGATGCGACTAACTTCTTGATGGACTTTTTCTTAATGCTGTTTGTCTTGTTCTTCTTATTAAGAGATCACGATAAAATCATCAGCGTTGTTCGTCATATTTTGCCTTTATCTCGCAGCCAAGAAGACAAATTGCTAACCGAGATTGAGCAAGTTTCTAAATCAGCCGTGATGGGCTCATTCTTAACCGCAATAGCGCAAGGTTTTGCGGGCGGCTTAGGTATGTGGATTGCAGGCTTCCCTGGTCTATTCTGGGGCACAATGATGGGCTTCGCATCCTTCATTCCCGTGGTTGGTACTGCGCTTATCTGGATTCCAGCAGCCACGTACTTATTCCTGACGGGCGATACCACTTGGGCTATTTTCCTAACGGTATACTGCGTTGCGATTGTAGGCTCGATTGATAACCTATTGCGCCCGCTATTAATGCAGGGCAGCGCTGGCATGAACACCCTAATGATCTTCTTCTCATTACTGGGTGGTATTCAACTGTTTGGCTTAATCGGCCTGATCTATGGCCCACTGATTTTTGCTATTACGATCGTCCTTTTCAATATTTACGATGAAGAGTTTAAAGACTTTTTGAACCAGCAAGACAAGAGTTAA